Proteins from a genomic interval of Streptomyces sp. NBC_00820:
- a CDS encoding Rieske (2Fe-2S) protein — protein sequence MPARPSASRRTVLRGAAVVPAAGLGLAACSAPGNGSSAAATPTAPVDLGAESEVAKGGAKLYRDHNVVVSRDGNGALKAYSTICTHAGCAINKLQGTTLICPCHGSEFDAVTGKVVQAPATEPLTELPVKASKGRIVAGPDA from the coding sequence ATGCCCGCCCGACCGTCCGCGAGCCGCCGTACCGTCCTTCGAGGGGCCGCCGTGGTCCCGGCCGCCGGGCTGGGCCTCGCGGCCTGCTCGGCGCCCGGGAACGGTTCCTCCGCCGCGGCGACCCCCACCGCGCCCGTCGATCTCGGTGCCGAGAGCGAGGTCGCGAAGGGCGGCGCCAAGCTCTACCGGGACCACAACGTGGTGGTCAGCAGGGACGGGAACGGGGCCCTCAAGGCGTACAGCACCATCTGCACGCACGCGGGGTGTGCCATCAACAAGCTCCAGGGGACGACCCTGATCTGCCCCTGTCACGGCAGCGAGTTCGACGCCGTGACCGGCAAGGTGGTCCAGGCGCCGGCCACCGAGCCGTTGACCGAGCTGCCGGTGAAGGCGTCCAAGGGCAGGATCGTCGCCGGTCCGGACGCCTGA
- a CDS encoding carbohydrate kinase family protein: MIVVAGEALIDLVPQGPGALADLKPALGGGPYNTAVALGRLGSPTAFRSRTSYDAFGEALLDGLRRAGVDVSGVQRGPEPTTLAVATLDAAGSAAYSFYVDGTADRLFTAPAALPAGTRAVSFGTCSLVLEPGASAYEELMRAAAGQGLFTALDPNIRAGLIPDADAYRARFRSWLPSVTLLKLSAEDAEWLGGTPREWLAAGPPAVVLTRGGDGLTVFTRDGSEHSVAGEKVDVVDTIGAGDTVNAALLHGLSAQNALTPDTLAGLGADGWRRLLRFAARAAAITCSRAGAEPPFAAELGELGALTDL, translated from the coding sequence GTGATCGTCGTCGCCGGTGAGGCACTGATCGACCTCGTACCGCAGGGCCCGGGCGCTCTGGCGGACCTGAAGCCGGCACTCGGCGGCGGCCCGTACAACACCGCCGTCGCCCTCGGCCGCCTCGGCTCCCCCACCGCCTTCCGCTCCCGTACGTCGTACGACGCGTTCGGCGAGGCACTGCTGGACGGGCTGCGCCGGGCGGGAGTGGACGTGTCCGGCGTGCAGCGCGGCCCGGAGCCGACCACGCTCGCGGTCGCCACCCTCGACGCCGCCGGCTCGGCCGCCTACTCCTTCTACGTCGACGGCACGGCCGACCGCCTCTTCACCGCCCCGGCGGCCCTGCCCGCCGGCACGCGCGCGGTGTCCTTCGGCACCTGCTCGCTCGTCCTGGAGCCGGGGGCGAGCGCCTACGAGGAGCTGATGCGGGCCGCGGCCGGCCAGGGCCTGTTCACCGCGCTCGACCCCAACATCCGGGCGGGACTGATCCCGGACGCGGACGCCTACCGGGCGCGTTTCAGGAGCTGGCTGCCCTCGGTGACCCTGCTGAAGCTGTCCGCGGAGGACGCCGAGTGGCTGGGCGGCACTCCGCGGGAATGGCTGGCCGCGGGGCCGCCGGCCGTGGTGCTCACGCGGGGCGGGGACGGTCTCACCGTCTTCACCCGGGACGGCTCGGAGCATTCCGTAGCGGGCGAGAAGGTCGACGTCGTGGACACCATCGGCGCCGGCGACACCGTCAACGCGGCTCTGCTGCACGGCCTGTCCGCACAGAACGCGCTGACCCCGGACACCCTCGCCGGCCTGGGCGCCGACGGCTGGCGAAGACTGCTGCGGTTCGCCGCGCGCGCGGCGGCGATCACCTGCTCCCGAGCGGGTGCGGAACCTCCTTTCGCGGCCGAGCTGGGCGAGTTGGGCGCACTGACCGATCTGTGA
- the uvrA gene encoding excinuclease ABC subunit UvrA, with protein MADRLIVRGAREHNLKNVSLDLPRDSLIVFTGLSGSGKSSLAFDTIFAEGQRRYVESLSSYARQFLGQMDKPDVDFIEGLSPAVSIDQKSTSRNPRSTVGTITEVYDYLRLLFARIGKPHCPQCGRPIARQSPQAIVDKVLELPEGSRFQVLSPLVRERKGEFVDLLSDLQTKGYSRARVDGQIIQLSEPPTLKKQEKHTIEVVVDRLTVKDSAKRRLTDSVETALGLSGGMVVLDFVDLPEDDPERERMFSEHLYCTYDDLSFEELEPRSFSFNSPFGACPECTGIGTRMEVDPELIVPDEEKSLDEGAIHPWSHGHTKDYFSRLIGALADALGFRTDIPFAGLPQRAKKALLHGHKTQIEVRYRNRYGRERVYTTAFEGAVPFVKRRHSESESDASRERFEGYMREVPCPTCEGTRLKPIVLAVTIMGKSIAEIAAMSISDCAEFLGELKLNARDKKIAERVLKEVNERLRFLVDVGLDYLSLNRAAGTLSGGEAQRIRLATQIGSGLVGVLYVLDEPSIGLHQRDNHRLIETLVRLRDMGNTLIVVEHDEDTIKVADWIVDIGPGAGEHGGKVVHSGHLKELLANAESQTGQYLSGRKSIPLPDVRRPRDPSRQLTVHGARENNLQDIDVSFPLGLFTAVTGVSGSGKSTLVNDILYTHLARELNGARNVPGRHTRVDGDDLVDKVVHVDQSPIGRTPRSNPATYTGVFDHVRKLFAETTEAKVRGYLPGRFSFNVKGGRCENCAGDGTIKIEMNFLPDVYVPCEVCHGARYNRETLEVHYKGKSIAEVLNMPIEEATDFFEAVPAISRHLRTLKDVGLGYVRLGQSATTLSGGEAQRVKLASELQKRSTGRTVYVLDEPTTGLHFEDISKLLKVLSGLVDKGNTVIVIEHNLDVIKTADWLVDMGPEGGAGGGLVVAEGTPEEVAGVPASHTGKFLREVLGADRVSDAVPVKAERGTAARKTAAARPAAKKAAKKTVTAKVNSTATKKAAAVTKKAAASTKKAAPGKKTTRAPKA; from the coding sequence GTGGCCGACCGTCTCATCGTCCGTGGCGCGCGCGAGCACAACCTGAAGAACGTCTCGCTCGACCTGCCTCGTGACTCGCTCATCGTCTTCACGGGCCTGTCCGGGTCGGGCAAGTCCTCCCTGGCCTTCGACACGATCTTCGCGGAGGGCCAGCGCCGCTACGTGGAGTCGCTCTCCTCGTACGCCCGGCAGTTCCTCGGTCAGATGGACAAGCCGGACGTCGACTTCATCGAGGGCCTCTCGCCGGCGGTCTCCATCGACCAGAAGTCGACCTCCCGCAACCCGCGCTCGACGGTCGGCACCATCACCGAGGTCTACGACTACCTGCGCCTGCTCTTCGCGCGCATCGGCAAGCCGCACTGCCCGCAGTGCGGCCGGCCCATCGCGCGCCAGTCGCCGCAGGCCATCGTCGACAAGGTCCTGGAGCTGCCGGAGGGGAGCCGCTTCCAGGTGCTGTCGCCGCTGGTGCGTGAGCGCAAGGGCGAGTTCGTCGACCTCCTCTCCGACCTCCAGACCAAGGGCTACTCCCGCGCGCGCGTGGACGGGCAGATCATCCAGCTGTCCGAACCGCCGACGCTGAAGAAGCAGGAGAAGCACACCATCGAGGTGGTCGTCGACCGCCTCACGGTCAAGGACTCCGCCAAGCGCCGCCTCACCGACTCCGTGGAGACGGCCCTCGGCCTGTCCGGCGGCATGGTCGTGCTCGACTTCGTGGACCTTCCCGAGGACGACCCCGAGCGCGAGCGCATGTTCTCGGAGCACCTGTACTGCACGTACGACGACCTGTCCTTCGAGGAGCTGGAGCCGCGCTCCTTCTCCTTCAACTCGCCCTTCGGCGCCTGCCCCGAGTGCACCGGCATCGGCACGCGCATGGAGGTCGACCCGGAGCTGATCGTCCCGGACGAGGAGAAGTCCCTCGACGAGGGCGCCATCCACCCCTGGTCGCACGGGCACACCAAGGACTACTTCTCCCGCCTGATCGGCGCCCTCGCCGACGCCCTCGGCTTCCGTACCGACATCCCCTTCGCGGGTCTGCCGCAGCGGGCCAAGAAGGCCCTCCTCCATGGCCACAAGACCCAGATCGAGGTCCGCTACCGCAACAGGTACGGCCGCGAGCGCGTGTACACCACGGCCTTCGAGGGCGCGGTGCCCTTCGTCAAGCGCCGGCACAGCGAGTCCGAGAGTGACGCCAGCCGCGAGCGCTTCGAGGGCTACATGCGCGAGGTGCCCTGCCCCACCTGTGAGGGCACGCGTCTGAAGCCGATCGTCCTCGCCGTCACGATCATGGGGAAGTCGATCGCCGAGATCGCCGCGATGTCGATCAGCGACTGCGCGGAGTTCCTGGGCGAGCTGAAGCTGAACGCCCGCGACAAGAAGATCGCCGAGCGGGTGCTGAAGGAGGTCAACGAGCGGCTGCGGTTCCTGGTCGACGTCGGCCTGGACTACCTCTCCCTCAACCGCGCGGCGGGCACCCTCTCCGGCGGCGAGGCCCAGCGCATCCGCCTGGCCACCCAGATCGGCTCCGGTCTCGTCGGCGTGCTGTACGTCCTGGACGAGCCGTCCATCGGTCTGCACCAGCGCGACAATCACCGGCTGATCGAGACCCTGGTCCGGCTCCGCGACATGGGCAACACGCTCATCGTCGTCGAGCACGACGAGGACACCATCAAGGTCGCCGACTGGATCGTGGACATCGGCCCCGGCGCCGGCGAGCACGGCGGCAAGGTCGTGCACAGCGGCCACCTGAAGGAGCTGCTCGCCAACGCCGAGTCGCAGACCGGCCAGTACCTCTCCGGCCGCAAGTCGATCCCGCTCCCGGACGTACGGCGCCCCCGCGACCCGTCCCGGCAGCTGACCGTGCACGGCGCCCGCGAGAACAACCTCCAGGACATCGACGTGTCCTTCCCGCTGGGCCTGTTCACCGCCGTCACGGGCGTCTCCGGATCCGGTAAGTCGACGCTGGTCAACGACATCCTCTACACGCACCTGGCCCGCGAGCTGAACGGTGCGCGCAACGTCCCCGGCCGGCACACGCGCGTGGACGGCGACGATCTCGTCGACAAGGTCGTGCACGTCGACCAGTCGCCCATCGGCCGCACCCCGCGGTCCAACCCGGCGACCTACACCGGCGTCTTCGACCACGTCCGCAAGCTGTTCGCCGAGACCACCGAGGCGAAGGTCCGCGGCTACCTGCCGGGACGCTTCTCCTTCAACGTCAAGGGCGGCCGCTGCGAGAACTGCGCGGGCGACGGCACCATCAAGATCGAGATGAACTTCCTCCCGGACGTCTACGTCCCGTGCGAGGTCTGCCACGGCGCCCGGTACAACCGGGAGACCCTGGAGGTCCACTACAAGGGCAAGTCCATCGCCGAGGTGCTGAACATGCCGATCGAGGAGGCGACCGACTTCTTCGAGGCAGTCCCGGCCATCTCCCGGCACCTGCGGACCCTGAAGGACGTCGGCCTCGGCTACGTCCGGCTCGGCCAGTCCGCGACCACGCTGTCCGGCGGTGAGGCGCAGCGCGTCAAGCTCGCCAGCGAGCTGCAGAAGCGCTCCACCGGCCGCACCGTCTACGTGCTCGACGAGCCGACCACGGGTCTGCACTTCGAGGACATCAGCAAGCTGCTGAAGGTGCTCTCCGGCCTGGTCGACAAGGGCAACACGGTCATCGTCATCGAGCACAACCTCGACGTGATCAAGACCGCCGACTGGCTCGTCGACATGGGACCCGAGGGCGGCGCCGGCGGCGGTCTCGTGGTCGCCGAGGGTACGCCCGAGGAGGTCGCGGGCGTACCGGCCAGCCACACCGGCAAGTTCCTGCGCGAGGTCCTCGGCGCCGACCGTGTCAGTGACGCGGTGCCGGTGAAGGCCGAGCGCGGCACGGCCGCCCGGAAGACGGCCGCGGCCAGGCCGGCCGCGAAGAAGGCGGCGAAGAAGACGGTGACGGCCAAGGTCAACAGCACGGCGACCAAGAAGGCCGCCGCGGTCACGAAGAAGGCTGCCGCGTCCACCAAGAAGGCGGCCCCCGGGAAGAAGACGACGCGGGCCCCCAAGGCCTGA
- a CDS encoding maleylpyruvate isomerase family mycothiol-dependent enzyme, which produces MIDHAHDLACVRDATERLLTAAAGLDNAAAAEPSRLPGWTRGHVLAHVARNADALVNVLQGRPMYPSAEARDSDIERDAPRALDAQIADVRESAARFRATGAEPADWTRTVELRNGVTDSAARVPFRRWAEVELHHVDLGTGYELEDLPAEFVEREIDFLAERFGGHEDVPSTGLATDEGKIWTTGGGATGGPVVVEGPAAELLGWLSGRRDGSALTVKGGTLPTLPPL; this is translated from the coding sequence ATGATTGATCACGCTCATGACCTGGCATGTGTACGCGACGCGACGGAACGGCTCCTCACCGCTGCCGCCGGACTGGACAACGCGGCGGCCGCCGAGCCGTCACGGCTTCCCGGCTGGACACGGGGACATGTTCTGGCTCACGTCGCCCGCAACGCCGACGCGCTCGTGAACGTCCTCCAGGGCCGTCCCATGTACCCGAGCGCCGAGGCGCGTGACTCCGACATCGAGCGGGACGCCCCGCGCGCCCTGGACGCCCAGATCGCCGACGTGCGCGAGAGCGCGGCACGGTTCCGGGCGACGGGGGCCGAGCCGGCGGACTGGACGCGCACGGTGGAGCTGCGCAACGGCGTCACCGACTCCGCGGCCCGGGTGCCGTTCCGGCGGTGGGCCGAGGTCGAGCTGCACCACGTGGACCTCGGGACCGGCTACGAGCTGGAGGACCTTCCCGCGGAGTTCGTCGAGCGCGAGATCGACTTCCTGGCGGAACGCTTCGGCGGCCACGAGGACGTGCCCTCGACGGGCCTGGCCACCGACGAGGGGAAGATCTGGACCACCGGCGGCGGCGCCACCGGCGGCCCGGTCGTGGTCGAGGGTCCGGCCGCCGAGCTGCTCGGCTGGCTCTCCGGACGCCGCGACGGCTCCGCGCTGACGGTGAAGGGCGGCACCCTGCCGACGCTTCCCCCGCTGTAG
- a CDS encoding MBL fold metallo-hydrolase — MTYSGEVKVGGPADVHELKDLMITKVAVGPMDNNAYLLRCRATDEQLLIDAANDAHALLGTIGDDGIAAVVTTHQHGDHWQALADVVAATGARTYAGREDVSGIPVHTDVPVDDGDVIRVGRVELTARHLVGHTPGSIALVYDDPHGHPHVFTGDCLFPGGVGNTHKDPEAFAELIRDVETKIFDVLPDETWVYPGHGNDTTLGAERPHLPEWHARGW, encoded by the coding sequence ATGACGTACAGCGGAGAGGTCAAGGTCGGCGGACCGGCCGACGTGCACGAGCTGAAAGACCTGATGATCACGAAGGTCGCGGTCGGCCCGATGGACAACAACGCCTATCTGCTGCGCTGCCGGGCCACCGACGAGCAGCTCCTGATCGACGCGGCCAACGACGCGCACGCGCTCCTCGGCACGATCGGCGACGACGGCATCGCGGCCGTCGTCACGACGCATCAGCACGGTGACCACTGGCAGGCGCTCGCCGACGTCGTCGCGGCCACGGGCGCCCGTACCTACGCCGGCCGCGAGGACGTCTCCGGCATCCCGGTGCACACGGACGTCCCGGTGGACGACGGCGACGTCATCAGGGTGGGGCGGGTGGAACTCACCGCGCGCCATCTCGTCGGGCACACCCCCGGCTCCATCGCCCTGGTCTACGACGACCCCCACGGCCATCCGCACGTCTTCACCGGCGACTGCCTCTTCCCGGGCGGTGTCGGCAACACGCACAAGGACCCCGAGGCGTTCGCCGAGCTGATCCGCGACGTCGAGACGAAGATCTTCGACGTGCTGCCGGACGAGACCTGGGTCTACCCGGGACACGGCAACGACACCACGCTGGGCGCGGAGCGACCGCATCTGCCGGAGTGGCACGCGCGCGGTTGGTGA
- the aroQ gene encoding type II 3-dehydroquinate dehydratase gives MPRTLASAPIMILNGPNLNLLGQRQPEIYGRDTLADVEALCAEAAAVYGGTVDFRQSNHEGELVDWIHEARLGHCGIVINPGAYSHTSIAILDALNTCDGMPVLEVHISNIHQRESFRHHSYVSLRADGVIAGCGVQGYVFGVERVATLLGAARAEA, from the coding sequence GTGCCCCGCACCCTGGCCAGCGCCCCGATCATGATCCTCAACGGGCCCAACCTGAACCTCCTGGGCCAGCGCCAGCCCGAGATCTACGGCAGGGACACGCTCGCCGACGTGGAGGCGCTGTGTGCCGAGGCGGCGGCCGTGTACGGCGGCACGGTGGACTTCCGGCAGTCCAACCACGAGGGCGAGCTGGTGGACTGGATCCACGAGGCGCGCCTCGGCCACTGCGGGATCGTCATCAACCCCGGCGCCTACTCCCACACCTCGATCGCGATCCTGGACGCGCTCAACACCTGCGACGGCATGCCCGTGCTGGAGGTCCACATCTCCAACATCCACCAGCGCGAGTCGTTCCGGCACCACTCGTACGTCTCCCTGCGCGCCGACGGCGTGATCGCGGGCTGCGGGGTGCAGGGGTACGTGTTCGGCGTCGAGCGGGTCGCCACGCTGCTGGGCGCGGCGCGGGCGGAGGCGTAG
- a CDS encoding MFS transporter codes for MARLAGASLAGTAIEFYDFFVYGTAAALVLGPLFFPTFSPMAGTLAAFGTFGVGFVARPLGSALFGHLGDRRGRRPVLVLSLLLTGASTVAVGCVPSYGTLGIAAPVLLLVLRFLQGLGLGGEWGGAVLLTAEHAPAERRGLWSCFPQVGPALGFLLANGIMLALSASLSDAQFAQWGWRVPFWAAGALALAGLWLRSSLTESPRFLEIDDHARVPLVEVVRHHGRLVLLTAGALAAGYAVFYAVTTWSLAYATERLGVSRTVMLVCVMAAVVVHGALTPLMALLGDRYGRRPMCMTGCAACALWMLPMVALLATGEPLLMFVGILGALIAFVTMFAVIAAYLPELYEARVRCTGAAVGYNLGGVFGGALTPIVATALAEHGGRVPWGVGVYLTGMALLSLGCFALLPETRPVPVPPAVEPATG; via the coding sequence ATGGCCAGGCTGGCGGGCGCCTCGCTCGCCGGGACCGCGATCGAGTTCTACGACTTCTTCGTCTACGGCACCGCGGCTGCTCTCGTCCTGGGGCCGCTGTTCTTCCCGACGTTCTCGCCGATGGCGGGGACGCTGGCGGCGTTCGGGACGTTCGGGGTGGGGTTCGTGGCCCGGCCACTGGGCTCGGCGCTGTTCGGTCATCTCGGCGACCGGCGCGGCCGGCGCCCGGTGCTGGTCCTCTCGCTGCTGCTGACCGGCGCGTCCACGGTCGCGGTGGGGTGCGTGCCGTCCTACGGCACACTCGGCATCGCCGCCCCCGTGCTGCTGCTGGTCCTGCGGTTCCTGCAGGGACTGGGGCTCGGCGGGGAGTGGGGCGGCGCCGTGCTGCTGACCGCCGAGCACGCACCGGCGGAGCGGCGTGGCCTGTGGTCGTGCTTCCCGCAGGTGGGACCCGCGCTGGGCTTTCTGCTCGCCAACGGGATCATGCTCGCCCTGTCGGCCTCGCTGTCCGACGCGCAGTTCGCGCAGTGGGGCTGGCGGGTGCCGTTCTGGGCCGCCGGGGCGCTGGCGCTGGCCGGGCTGTGGCTGCGCTCCTCGCTCACCGAGAGTCCCCGCTTCCTGGAGATCGACGACCACGCGCGCGTGCCGCTCGTGGAGGTCGTACGGCACCACGGGCGGCTGGTGCTGCTGACGGCCGGAGCGCTGGCCGCCGGGTACGCGGTGTTCTACGCGGTGACGACCTGGTCCCTGGCGTACGCGACGGAGCGGCTCGGGGTCAGCCGTACCGTCATGCTGGTCTGCGTCATGGCCGCCGTGGTGGTGCACGGAGCGCTCACCCCCCTCATGGCGCTGCTCGGGGACCGGTACGGGCGACGCCCCATGTGCATGACCGGATGCGCGGCGTGCGCGCTGTGGATGCTGCCGATGGTCGCGCTGCTGGCGACCGGCGAGCCCCTGCTGATGTTCGTCGGCATCCTGGGCGCGCTGATCGCCTTCGTCACGATGTTCGCGGTGATCGCCGCGTATCTGCCGGAGCTGTACGAGGCCCGGGTGCGCTGTACGGGGGCCGCCGTGGGCTACAACCTCGGCGGGGTGTTCGGTGGCGCTCTGACCCCGATCGTGGCCACGGCGCTCGCCGAGCACGGCGGGCGCGTTCCGTGGGGCGTGGGCGTGTATCTGACAGGGATGGCCCTGCTGAGTCTGGGCTGCTTCGCGCTGCTCCCGGAGACGCGGCCGGTTCCCGTGCCCCCGGCGGTGGAGCCGGCCACGGGCTGA
- a CDS encoding calcium:proton antiporter yields MITRLGSLAAHWTFSVPVLAIVLLIFTWGREQPGAVVGLMGLVLAGAVLAAVHHAEVVAHRVGEPFGSLVLAIAVTVIEVALIVTLMADGGDKTSTLARDTVFAAVMITCNGVVGLCLLVASLRHGTAVFNPEGTGAALATVATLATLSLVLPTFTTSKPGPEFSTVQLTFAALSSLVLYGLFVATQTVRHRDYFLPITRQGEVITADGHAAAPSARAAWTSLGLLGLALVGVVGLAKGVSPTIESGVQAAGLHQAVVGVIIALLVLLPETIAALRSARRDRVQTSLNLALGSAMASIGLTIPAVALASVWLSGPLVLGLGATDMLLLALTVVVSSLTVVPGRATPLQGGVHLVLFAAYLELAVNP; encoded by the coding sequence ATGATCACTCGGCTCGGGTCGCTCGCCGCGCACTGGACGTTCTCGGTGCCGGTGCTGGCGATCGTCCTGCTGATCTTCACGTGGGGACGTGAGCAGCCCGGGGCGGTCGTCGGGCTGATGGGCCTGGTGCTCGCGGGGGCCGTCCTGGCGGCGGTGCACCACGCCGAGGTGGTCGCCCACCGCGTCGGTGAGCCCTTCGGCTCCCTGGTACTGGCCATCGCGGTCACGGTCATCGAGGTGGCCCTGATCGTGACCCTGATGGCCGACGGGGGCGACAAGACTTCCACCCTGGCCCGCGACACCGTCTTCGCCGCCGTGATGATCACCTGCAACGGTGTCGTCGGGCTCTGTCTGCTCGTCGCCTCCCTGCGCCACGGCACCGCGGTGTTCAACCCCGAGGGCACCGGTGCCGCCCTGGCGACGGTGGCGACCCTGGCCACGCTCAGCCTGGTGCTGCCGACGTTCACCACCAGCAAGCCCGGCCCGGAGTTCTCCACCGTGCAGCTGACGTTCGCGGCGCTGTCCTCACTGGTCCTGTACGGCCTGTTCGTGGCCACGCAGACCGTGCGGCACCGCGACTACTTCCTGCCGATCACCCGGCAGGGAGAGGTGATCACCGCGGACGGCCATGCCGCGGCCCCCTCCGCGCGCGCGGCGTGGACCAGCCTCGGCCTGCTCGGTCTCGCGCTGGTCGGCGTGGTCGGCCTGGCCAAGGGCGTGTCACCCACCATCGAGTCCGGCGTGCAGGCGGCCGGCCTGCACCAAGCGGTCGTCGGTGTGATCATCGCCCTGCTCGTGCTGCTGCCGGAGACGATCGCCGCCCTGCGCTCCGCCCGCCGCGACCGCGTGCAGACCAGCCTCAACCTCGCGCTCGGCTCCGCGATGGCCAGCATCGGCCTGACCATCCCCGCCGTCGCCCTCGCCTCCGTCTGGCTGTCCGGACCGCTCGTCCTCGGCCTCGGCGCGACCGACATGCTGCTGCTCGCACTGACCGTGGTCGTCAGCTCCCTGACGGTGGTGCCGGGCCGGGCCACGCCCCTTCAGGGCGGTGTCCACCTGGTGCTGTTCGCCGCCTATCTGGAACTGGCGGTCAACCCGTAG
- a CDS encoding TerC/Alx family metal homeostasis membrane protein produces the protein MDVSLTLWVLTIVGLAALITIDFFIGRKPHDVSVKEAGIWTVVWIALAGLFGLGLLLFGGGQPAGEFFAGFITEKSLSVDNLFVFVLIMAKFSVPSQYQQRVLLVGVLIALVLRAAFIAAGAAIIAGFSWVFFLFGAFLIWTAWKLIKEARAEEHDEEYEENKLLKAVEHRFGVADRYHGTKLWIRQNGKRVMTPMLVVMLAIGTTDVLFALDSIPAIFGLTQDPYIVFTANAFALMGLRQLYFLIGGLLKKLVHLSYGLSVILGFIGVKLLLHALHESGVHVPEISTPVSLGVICAVLVVTTVTSLVASRKQAAAEAGHTGREGASKNSVDV, from the coding sequence GTGGACGTCTCCCTGACCCTGTGGGTCCTCACCATCGTGGGCCTCGCCGCCCTGATCACCATCGACTTCTTCATCGGGCGCAAGCCGCACGACGTCTCGGTCAAGGAAGCGGGCATCTGGACCGTCGTCTGGATCGCCCTGGCCGGTCTCTTCGGCCTCGGCCTGCTCCTGTTCGGCGGCGGCCAGCCGGCCGGGGAGTTCTTCGCGGGCTTCATCACCGAGAAGTCGCTGAGCGTCGACAACCTCTTCGTCTTCGTCCTGATCATGGCGAAGTTCTCGGTGCCCTCGCAGTACCAGCAGCGCGTCCTGCTCGTCGGCGTCCTCATAGCCCTGGTCCTGCGGGCCGCCTTCATCGCCGCGGGAGCCGCGATCATCGCCGGCTTCTCCTGGGTGTTCTTCCTCTTCGGGGCCTTCCTGATCTGGACGGCCTGGAAGCTGATCAAGGAGGCGCGAGCGGAGGAGCACGACGAGGAGTACGAGGAGAACAAGCTGCTGAAGGCCGTCGAGCACAGGTTCGGCGTCGCCGACCGGTACCACGGCACCAAGCTGTGGATCCGGCAGAACGGCAAGCGGGTCATGACCCCGATGCTGGTCGTGATGCTCGCCATCGGCACCACCGACGTGCTCTTCGCGCTGGACTCCATCCCCGCGATCTTCGGCCTGACCCAGGACCCGTACATCGTCTTCACCGCCAACGCCTTCGCCCTCATGGGCCTGCGGCAGCTGTACTTCCTCATCGGCGGCCTGCTGAAGAAGCTGGTCCACCTGTCGTACGGCCTGTCGGTCATCCTCGGCTTCATCGGCGTCAAGCTGCTGCTGCACGCGCTGCACGAGTCCGGTGTCCACGTCCCCGAGATCAGCACCCCGGTCTCCCTCGGCGTGATCTGCGCCGTCCTGGTCGTCACCACCGTCACCAGCCTCGTGGCGTCCAGGAAGCAGGCGGCCGCCGAGGCGGGGCACACGGGCCGCGAGGGCGCCTCGAAGAACAGCGTCGACGTCTGA
- a CDS encoding TerD family protein, with protein sequence MSVNLSKGQAVSLQKSGGGTLTAVRMGLGWKAAQRRGLFGSRTREVDLDASAVLFTGKEVVDVVWFRHLVSVDESVRHTGDNLVGGAGRGGDDESIMVDLQRVPAHIDQIVFTVNSFSGQTFAEVENAFCRLVDVSTSQELARYTLTGGGSATAQIMAKVTRQGDGWSMQAIGEPGHGRTIQDLAPAIVPHL encoded by the coding sequence GTGAGCGTCAACTTGTCCAAGGGGCAGGCCGTCAGTCTCCAGAAGTCCGGCGGTGGCACGCTGACCGCGGTCCGGATGGGCCTGGGATGGAAGGCGGCCCAGCGCCGCGGCCTCTTCGGAAGCCGCACCCGCGAGGTCGACCTGGATGCCTCGGCCGTCCTCTTCACCGGCAAGGAAGTGGTGGACGTCGTCTGGTTCCGCCATCTCGTGAGCGTCGACGAGTCCGTCCGTCACACCGGCGACAATCTGGTCGGCGGCGCCGGCCGGGGTGGTGACGACGAGTCGATCATGGTCGACCTCCAGCGCGTCCCGGCGCACATCGACCAGATCGTGTTCACGGTGAACTCCTTCAGCGGACAGACGTTCGCCGAGGTGGAGAACGCGTTCTGCCGGCTGGTCGACGTGAGCACCAGCCAGGAACTGGCCCGCTACACCCTCACCGGTGGCGGCTCGGCCACGGCTCAGATCATGGCGAAGGTGACCCGGCAGGGCGACGGCTGGAGCATGCAGGCCATCGGCGAACCCGGTCACGGCCGGACGATCCAGGATCTGGCCCCGGCGATCGTGCCCCATCTGTAG